One Anolis carolinensis isolate JA03-04 chromosome 5, rAnoCar3.1.pri, whole genome shotgun sequence DNA segment encodes these proteins:
- the snrpf gene encoding small nuclear ribonucleoprotein F, with product MSLPLNPKPFLNGLTGKPVMVKLKWGMEYKGYLVSVDGYMNMQLANTEEYIDGAMSGHLGEVLIRCNNVLYIRGVEEEEEDGEMRE from the exons AGTTTGCCTCTCAATCCAAAGCCCTTCCTAAATGGGCTGACTGGGAAACCAGTGATGGTGAAATTGAAGTGGGGAATGGAATATAAGGGCTACCTTGTGTCTGTCGATGGCTACATGAACATGCAG CTTGCAAATACAGAAGAGTACATTGATGGAGCAATGTCTGGACACCTTGGTGAAGTTCTGATAAG ATGCAATAATGTCCTTTACATAAGGGgtgtggaagaggaagaagaagatggagaaatGAGAGAATaa
- the ccdc38 gene encoding coiled-coil domain-containing protein 38, producing MAATIISLTPCLGTSYSLEQAGKPGSPFRCVDNEIYLYRNIECVEKEKFRQLQQDLKVFQKSTVASRARERKTFKKLEQVIDRESEDDIEEKSSDVSWALAFAKSCQSDTQSITEYISEQKELFLLEYAVKTKQRAISKMEEKAAMEERKAKNAETKLEDDSLAFEEFLKENDKSSVDALKMASQEAKAKNEVMAEVRSAMNEVFSLKSEITNAEDLLRLYLSYEAFLLSISPKEWQDQQIARKKKKRDRKSILSKSFISVPSRDKTRLASTSFLLHHKIHKWAHAKGSLLPKGPPPGRKLTTARSASLLVPREEEKKSTQRTGGDYRFFRRTSRSMSLRTSLGDKKYMLASERSVSLSSEEEFSLDEIPSDEEPEIYFKDPDELLQLFRHLEEQNLSLFQNIQEISGTLEDRQLNGQAFQERMEERIKSLIDGKEALKAACAKEEAKSAQLALKIQLFSATENNSASMDKLLNSLTKKVAEVYKVCSGGNEVSSLNPFQMLKAIEIRVSELCEMFETLPKEYLEIVEANEKLRAKERRQRIREDKLKELRRIQEERLKHALERAIAAPKKRMGRKLVYRSEPPQTSQGQEKVVDLTTKSEDDYYFA from the exons ATGGCAGCAACAATTATATCACTTACACCATGTCTAGGAACTAGCTATAGTCTCG AGCAAGCTGGCAAACCAGGAAGCCCCTTCAGATGCGTGGACAATGAAATCTATCTTTATAGAAATATAGAATGTGTCGAGAAAGAGAAG TTTAGGCAACTTCAACAGGACCTGAAGGTGTTTCAAAAGTCCACCGTTGCATCAAGGGCTCGGGAGcgaaagacttttaaaaaattagaacaaGTCATTGACAGAGAGTCAGAAGATGATATAGAAGAGAAAAGTTCTGATGTGAGCTGGGCTCTTGCTTTTGCAAAAT CCTGTCAAAGTGATACCCAGTCCATAACAGAGTACATCAGTGAGCAGAAGGAACTGTTTTTGCTAGAG TATGCAGTTAAAACAAAGCAACGGGCTATATCAAAGATGGAGGAAAAGGCAGCAATGGAGGAGAGGAAGGCCAAAAACGCCGAAACAAAACTAGAAGACGATTCACTGGCATTTGAGGAGTTTCTCAAGGAAAATGATAAAAGTTCTGTAGATGCCCTTAAAAT GGCAAGTCAGGAAGCAAAAGCTAAAAATGAAGTCATGGCAGAAGTCAGGTCAGCAATGAATGAAGTGTTCTCTCTTAAAAG TGAAATTACAAATGCTGAAGATCTCCTGAGATTGTATTTATCCTATGAAGCCTTTTTATTGAGCATTTCTCCTAAAGAGTGGCAAGACCAGCAAATtgcaaggaagaagaagaaaagagacagGAAAAGCATCCTTTCAAAATCTTTTATTTCAGTGCCCAGTCGTGATAAAACCAGACTGGCATCAACCTCATTTTTATTACATCACAAAATAC ACAAATGGGCCCACGCCAAAGGGTCACTGCTGCCCAAAGGGCCGCCACCAGGCAGGAAGTTGACAACTGCAAGATCAGCCTCTCTACTTGTTCCTcgtgaggaagagaagaaaagcacACAGAGGACAG GAGGCGATTACCGCTTTTTTAGAAGAACATCAAGATCAATGAGCCTTAGGACATCCCTTGGAGACAAAAAATATATGTTAGCAAG TGAAAGAAGTGTGTCTCTgtcttcagaagaggaattttccttgGATGAAATACCAAGCGATGAG GAGCCAGAAATATATTTCAAAGACCCAGATGAATTACTGCAGTTGTTTAGACATCTTGAAGAACAAAACCTTTCACTGTTTCAAAATATTCAAGAAATCAGTGGAACCCTGGAAGATAGACAGCTGAATGGTCAAGCTTTTCAAGAGCGCAT GGAAGAAAGAATAAAGAGCCTAATAGATGGGAAAGAAGCTCTTAAAGCAGCTTGCGCCAAAGAAGAGGCAAAATCTGCACAATTAGCATTAAAAATCCAATTGTTTTCTGCAACAGAAAATAATTCAGCATCCATG GATAAATTGCTGAATTCACTTACTAAAAAAGTAGCAGAAGTGTACAAAGTTTGCTCTGGAGGAAATGAAGTATCCAGTTTGAACCCATTTCAAATGCTGAAAGCAATAGAAATTCGGGTCTCAGAGCTCTGCGAAATGTTTGAAACACTTCCAAAAGAGTACCTTGAAATTGTTGAAGCCAATGAAAAACTCAGGGCGAAAGAAAGAAGACAGAG AATCCGTGAAGATAAGCTGAAGGAATTGAGAAGGATTCAGGAAGAGAGGTTGAAACATGCTCTTGAGAGAGCAATTGCTGCACCAAAGAAAAGG ATGGGAAGAAAACTGGTGTACCGCTCAGAGCCTCCACAAACTAGCCAGGGTCAGGAAAAGGTTGTAGATTTGACCACAAAAAGTGAAGATGATTACTATTTTGCATGA